A part of Reinekea thalattae genomic DNA contains:
- a CDS encoding YfhL family 4Fe-4S dicluster ferredoxin, translating to MALIITDECINCDVCEPECPNSAISEGEEIYEIDPALCTECVGHYDEPQCQQVCPVDCIPHDADNVESRDQLMEKYERIMAAQA from the coding sequence ATGGCGTTAATCATTACCGATGAATGCATCAACTGTGATGTTTGTGAGCCAGAATGCCCGAACAGCGCTATATCTGAAGGCGAGGAAATCTATGAGATTGATCCGGCTTTATGTACTGAGTGCGTCGGTCATTATGACGAACCACAATGTCAGCAGGTTTGCCCAGTGGATTGTATCCCGCACGATGCAGACAACGTAGAAAGTCGAGACCAATTGATGGAAAAGTATGAGCGCATCATGGCCGCTCAGGCCTAA
- a CDS encoding GMP reductase → MRVENDIKLGFKDVMIRPKRSTLKSRSQVSLERTYTFCNSGQTWTGVPIIAANMDTVGTFETAQILAGFKMLTAMHKHYSVQQWADFLAQLPVEQLPYIMVSTGTSDADYERLQQILALNDGLSFACIDVANGYSEHFVSFLRRVRKSYPKLTIVAGNVVTGEMAEELILSGADIVKVGIGPGSVCTTRVKTGVGYPQVSAVIECADAAHGLRGHVISDGGCACPGDVSKAFGAGADFVMLGGMLAGHDESGGELVEQEGKKFKLFYGMSSDTAMDKYHGGVANYRASEGKTVKVPYRGSIVDTIHDILGGVRSTCTYVGASELKELSKRTTFIRVQEQENRVFTQ, encoded by the coding sequence ATGCGCGTCGAAAACGACATTAAATTGGGCTTTAAGGATGTCATGATCCGCCCGAAACGTTCTACTTTAAAATCTCGCTCGCAAGTCTCACTAGAAAGAACCTACACCTTCTGCAATAGCGGTCAAACTTGGACTGGCGTGCCAATTATTGCCGCCAATATGGACACTGTTGGAACTTTCGAAACAGCTCAAATTTTGGCTGGTTTTAAAATGCTCACCGCAATGCATAAGCATTACTCGGTACAGCAATGGGCGGATTTTTTAGCGCAACTGCCTGTCGAACAGCTGCCCTATATTATGGTCAGCACTGGCACTTCCGATGCCGATTACGAACGCTTGCAGCAGATATTGGCACTAAACGACGGCCTATCATTTGCCTGTATTGATGTTGCCAATGGTTATTCGGAGCACTTTGTCAGTTTTCTACGTCGTGTACGAAAGAGCTATCCAAAGCTGACCATTGTTGCTGGTAATGTTGTTACCGGTGAAATGGCTGAAGAATTAATTTTATCGGGAGCCGATATCGTCAAGGTTGGCATTGGCCCCGGCTCTGTTTGTACCACGCGAGTAAAAACAGGCGTTGGCTATCCACAGGTTTCGGCGGTTATTGAATGTGCCGATGCCGCTCACGGTTTACGCGGTCATGTCATTTCCGATGGCGGTTGTGCCTGCCCGGGTGATGTTTCTAAAGCCTTTGGTGCCGGTGCTGACTTTGTCATGCTCGGTGGCATGCTTGCCGGTCATGATGAAAGTGGCGGTGAATTAGTTGAGCAGGAAGGCAAAAAATTTAAACTGTTTTATGGCATGAGTTCCGATACCGCGATGGATAAATATCATGGCGGAGTTGCTAATTATCGCGCCAGTGAAGGCAAGACAGTTAAAGTTCCTTACCGCGGCTCAATCGTCGATACGATCCATGACATTCTGGGTGGCGTGCGTTCAACCTGTACCTATGTTGGCGCCAGTGAATTAAAAGAACTGTCTAAACGTACGACTTTTATTCGCGTACAAGAGCAAGAGAATCGCGTCTTTACTCAATAG
- a CDS encoding CDP-alcohol phosphatidyltransferase family protein, producing MLDRWSLIAVKPPLRSIAKQMLRLGISANHISLFGFFIGMLAIPALALQHYLLALLFIALNRIADGLDGTVARLSKPSEQGAYLDIVLDFIFYSGVIFGFAMAAPQTNALPAAALIFSFMGTGSSFLAFAILAERLKLNSMSYPNKGFYYINGLMEGTETILFFVAMCLLPNYFPILAWVFFGLCILTTTTRVIGGSYTLAKLEKQSAE from the coding sequence ATGCTTGATCGTTGGAGCTTAATCGCGGTAAAGCCGCCTCTACGTTCTATAGCAAAACAAATGCTTCGCTTAGGTATCAGCGCAAATCATATCAGTCTGTTTGGCTTTTTTATCGGCATGCTCGCCATCCCTGCTTTAGCATTACAACATTATCTTTTAGCACTGCTGTTTATTGCACTAAACCGCATTGCTGATGGCCTCGACGGCACCGTTGCTCGCTTAAGCAAACCCAGTGAACAGGGCGCGTACCTCGATATTGTTTTGGATTTTATTTTTTACTCAGGTGTGATTTTTGGCTTTGCTATGGCGGCGCCTCAAACAAACGCATTGCCTGCCGCAGCACTGATATTTAGTTTTATGGGAACAGGTTCTAGCTTTTTGGCCTTTGCTATTTTAGCAGAACGACTAAAGCTGAATTCGATGAGCTACCCGAACAAGGGCTTTTATTATATCAATGGTTTAATGGAAGGCACTGAGACGATTCTATTTTTTGTTGCCATGTGCCTACTGCCAAATTACTTCCCGATATTAGCTTGGGTGTTTTTTGGGCTTTGCATACTGACCACCACAACACGAGTCATCGGTGGCAGTTACACACTCGCAAAACTTGAAAAACAGTCTGCCGAATAA
- a CDS encoding ATP-binding cassette domain-containing protein, whose protein sequence is MFKLDKLQIFKADQALFQPVSLMIEAGQIATIKGPSGIGKSTILSDILGTLEPGFKRSGHIYLNGSEISDVAVEQRHIGILFQEDLLFPHLNVYQNLVFGVPSHWTKKEKQQRIKEALAEAGLAGFESRDIATLSGGQRSRVSLLRTLLSEPRLMLLDEPFSKLDDSLREQFRGWVFSQLKQQNIAAVLVTHDQQDIPDGAVCIELEASHA, encoded by the coding sequence ATGTTTAAATTAGACAAGCTACAAATTTTTAAGGCCGATCAGGCATTATTTCAGCCAGTTTCACTGATGATCGAAGCTGGCCAAATCGCTACCATTAAAGGTCCAAGCGGCATTGGTAAGTCGACGATCTTGTCAGATATATTAGGGACGCTGGAGCCCGGTTTTAAACGCAGCGGACACATCTATTTAAACGGCAGTGAAATTTCTGACGTTGCCGTTGAGCAACGCCACATCGGAATTTTATTCCAAGAAGACCTGTTGTTTCCACATTTAAATGTTTACCAAAATTTAGTCTTTGGTGTTCCGAGCCACTGGACAAAAAAAGAAAAACAACAACGTATTAAAGAAGCATTGGCAGAAGCAGGATTAGCGGGCTTTGAAAGCCGAGATATTGCCACATTATCTGGTGGCCAACGCTCACGCGTCAGTCTGTTGCGCACTCTGTTATCCGAGCCTAGACTGATGTTGCTCGACGAGCCGTTTTCAAAATTGGACGACAGTCTACGCGAGCAATTTCGTGGCTGGGTGTTTTCTCAACTAAAACAACAAAACATTGCTGCCGTTTTGGTCACACACGACCAACAGGATATTCCTGACGGCGCAGTTTGTATCGAATTGGAGGCGAGTCATGCTTGA
- a CDS encoding ABC transporter permease — MKPYLTFFLKPQLSKVGLSTSPWLTSAIFLLPVAVGLLGTWLPAFGWLPAIDARAFSIQAWSLMTDYPGFWTALKTTLTTGLVASFLAILITLLLLIGLYPSKLFKTIERNLAPLLSVPHAAFAIGLGLLIMPSGWLVRLLAQGFDQLASPPNIATFQDPMGLSLILALTLKEIPFLLFMSLAVLPSLKVSQTITLTHSLGHSRRYAWVWLIFPQLYKQIKLPFFAIIAYSLTVVDIAMIAGPTTPPTLAVMVNHWFYDPNLELRTLGAAGATSLLAINILVLGLLHLLEKPAALLRCHVVNQGSKKAHRIFWEKPIALVSALLLFSFYIGATLQMLSWSFASRWRYPHLWPDGFSTKAWSRIFNRIDEPFYTTFQLALASATLALVLCILMLENEVRLRHKKRSINTDNIQLLIYLPLLIPQIAFLFGFQVFLIQLGIDANFYALLWSHCIFVIPYVFLTLSGPYRRYDQRYQLQALSLSASHLKSFWLIKLPILLRPILYAFATGFSVSIAQYLPTLFIGAGKFSTLTTEAVAITSGSDRRLIAVMALWQQALPLLIFLFATLAPALLFRKRKALL; from the coding sequence TTGAAACCATACCTTACATTTTTTTTAAAACCGCAGCTTTCAAAAGTAGGTCTAAGTACCAGCCCTTGGCTCACCAGTGCAATTTTTTTATTGCCTGTTGCCGTCGGCCTATTAGGTACTTGGCTGCCTGCCTTTGGCTGGCTGCCGGCGATTGATGCTCGCGCATTTTCCATTCAGGCTTGGTCGTTAATGACCGATTATCCTGGCTTTTGGACTGCGCTAAAAACAACACTGACAACAGGTCTGGTCGCGTCATTTTTAGCCATTCTGATAACACTGCTATTATTGATTGGCCTCTACCCTTCTAAGCTGTTTAAAACCATTGAGCGCAACTTAGCACCGCTACTTTCTGTCCCTCATGCCGCCTTTGCCATAGGTTTAGGCTTATTAATTATGCCCAGCGGCTGGTTAGTTCGATTGCTAGCACAAGGCTTCGATCAGCTGGCGTCACCGCCCAATATTGCGACATTCCAAGACCCGATGGGCTTGAGTTTAATTTTAGCGCTGACGTTAAAAGAAATTCCTTTTTTACTTTTTATGTCGCTCGCGGTTTTGCCAAGCCTTAAAGTCAGTCAAACCATTACGCTGACTCACAGCTTAGGGCACAGTCGTCGCTACGCTTGGGTTTGGCTAATTTTTCCGCAGCTGTACAAACAGATTAAATTGCCATTTTTTGCGATCATTGCTTACTCATTAACCGTTGTCGATATTGCGATGATCGCTGGGCCAACAACACCACCAACTCTTGCAGTGATGGTCAACCATTGGTTCTACGATCCTAATTTAGAATTACGAACACTGGGTGCAGCGGGTGCAACATCCTTACTGGCCATTAACATTTTGGTGCTGGGTTTATTGCATCTATTAGAAAAGCCTGCCGCCTTATTGCGTTGCCATGTTGTTAATCAGGGCTCCAAAAAGGCACACCGTATTTTTTGGGAAAAACCCATCGCACTGGTTTCAGCGCTACTGTTATTTTCTTTTTATATTGGCGCGACCTTGCAGATGCTCAGTTGGAGTTTTGCATCACGTTGGCGCTACCCTCACCTTTGGCCGGACGGTTTTTCAACCAAAGCTTGGTCACGAATTTTTAATCGTATCGACGAACCTTTTTATACGACTTTTCAATTGGCCTTAGCCAGCGCGACTCTCGCTTTAGTGCTTTGCATATTGATGCTCGAAAATGAAGTTCGGCTACGACATAAAAAACGCAGCATCAATACCGACAACATCCAACTGCTTATTTACTTGCCGTTACTGATTCCACAGATTGCGTTTCTGTTTGGCTTTCAGGTTTTTCTTATTCAGCTCGGCATCGACGCTAACTTTTACGCCTTGCTTTGGTCGCACTGCATTTTTGTCATCCCCTATGTATTTTTAACACTAAGCGGGCCTTATCGTCGTTACGATCAACGCTATCAGCTGCAAGCTTTATCGCTCAGTGCCAGCCATTTAAAAAGTTTTTGGCTAATTAAATTACCAATTTTATTGCGGCCTATTCTTTACGCCTTTGCTACCGGATTTTCGGTTTCGATTGCGCAGTATTTGCCAACACTTTTTATCGGCGCCGGTAAATTTTCGACACTCACCACTGAAGCTGTCGCCATTACCAGCGGCAGCGATCGCCGACTCATTGCGGTCATGGCGCTTTGGCAACAGGCTCTACCCTTATTAATTTTTTTATTCGCAACATTAGCGCCGGCGCTACTCTTTAGAAAACGTAAAGCGCTGCTTTAA
- a CDS encoding ABC transporter substrate-binding protein encodes MKPVTRAAIATLVNLTLIALPTAHADAWQDKLDQAKGQTVYFHAWGGDENINDYIQWAADRVKAEYDIDVKHVKSGAATAVSQVLAEKSAGKDNGGAVDLIWINGENFASMKKGGLLYGAFTQDLPNYALVDTENKPTTLYDFTVPVDHLEAPWGMAQLVFMYDSELVSQPPSNAAELLAFAQANPGRFTYPAPPAFHGTTFVKQMLIELSEQNAALYAPVTMADFDSVTAPLWEYLDQLHPVMWRQGKTFTDGAPRMKQLLNDGEIAISLSFNPFEASSAIANDELPNSIRTYIHDNGTIGNSHFVAIPYNASQPVAAMVFADFLMSAEAQARKANPTIWGDPTVLSMDKLDASQKAQFDNLPQGIATLSNQELAKVLQEPHASWVAALEAAWLERYGN; translated from the coding sequence ATGAAACCTGTTACCCGTGCTGCCATTGCCACCCTTGTTAATCTTACTCTGATTGCTCTGCCAACTGCTCACGCTGATGCATGGCAAGACAAGCTCGATCAAGCCAAAGGGCAAACGGTTTACTTTCATGCTTGGGGCGGCGACGAAAACATTAACGACTACATTCAGTGGGCTGCCGATCGGGTTAAAGCCGAATACGACATCGATGTTAAGCATGTCAAAAGCGGAGCTGCTACAGCGGTTAGCCAAGTGCTTGCAGAAAAATCCGCCGGCAAAGATAACGGCGGCGCGGTCGATCTAATCTGGATCAATGGTGAAAACTTCGCCAGCATGAAAAAGGGTGGCTTGCTGTATGGCGCGTTCACGCAAGACTTACCTAATTACGCACTGGTGGACACCGAAAACAAACCGACAACCCTGTATGACTTTACCGTTCCGGTCGATCATCTAGAAGCGCCTTGGGGCATGGCTCAGCTGGTATTTATGTACGACAGCGAACTGGTCAGCCAGCCACCCAGTAACGCAGCCGAACTATTAGCCTTTGCGCAAGCAAACCCTGGCCGCTTTACTTATCCTGCGCCACCGGCCTTTCATGGCACCACCTTCGTAAAGCAAATGCTGATTGAATTGAGCGAACAAAATGCTGCGCTTTATGCGCCTGTCACCATGGCCGACTTTGACTCTGTCACCGCGCCGTTATGGGAATATTTAGATCAACTACACCCAGTTATGTGGCGTCAGGGTAAAACCTTTACCGATGGCGCACCGCGCATGAAGCAATTACTCAACGACGGCGAAATTGCTATCTCGCTGAGCTTTAACCCGTTTGAAGCCAGCAGTGCCATTGCCAACGACGAACTACCCAACAGTATTCGTACTTACATCCACGATAACGGCACCATTGGTAATAGCCACTTTGTCGCCATCCCTTACAACGCAAGCCAACCTGTTGCGGCCATGGTATTTGCCGACTTTTTAATGTCTGCAGAGGCTCAAGCTCGTAAAGCGAACCCAACAATTTGGGGCGACCCAACCGTGTTAAGCATGGACAAACTGGATGCCTCACAAAAAGCACAGTTTGATAACTTGCCGCAAGGTATTGCCACGCTATCTAACCAAGAGCTCGCCAAGGTGTTGCAAGAGCCGCACGCCAGTTGGGTTGCTGCGTTAGAAGCTGCTTGGTTAGAACGTTACGGAAATTAA
- the glnE gene encoding bifunctional [glutamate--ammonia ligase]-adenylyl-L-tyrosine phosphorylase/[glutamate--ammonia-ligase] adenylyltransferase: MSQKQQQKERELLACQPAFLQLDESLQKFYQTACFASPWLFGWLKSCTDWSAFMDFVKADVDANRELEGLSNDWRLDDEAGVMKQLRCWRNRHMARLICRDQLQLNNVRTTAKAVSDLADSAVNAALKWSTDAVQQREGVAASCRFSGQPEQLVVIAMGKHGAQELNLSSDIDLIFAYPSQAETDKDKPHEQLFTRIARKLIKLLDARTADGFVFRVDMRLRPWGQSGALVSNFSALQNYYLQHGRFWERFAMVKARSITGAAEAQAQLQQILMPFVYRRYVDYQAIGALRELKQKMNAEVRRHRLDRNIKLGRGGIREVEFIAQVFQLIRGGQDVRLQQRGTWPVLSVLAEVELLPFEAVEQLQQAYDFLRDLEHRIQAIDDQQGQTLPSDELSLMRLACAIGYSSVDQLEQQLQHYRDQVHQHFSLLISEESEQLDTAELNGYRQQWLADKLENNEPLVQRLAQFRDLAAVQRLAPSARQNLDALMPILWAKLQACSDAASRFDAIAPILEAVLRRTSYFSLLAENPAAVSELVKLVPQSQWLANNFIEKPYLLDELIDLRSLYSLPTKVELMDELHQQLLRIPEEDLEQQMEVMRHFRHAKVLRAAACEITGLLPLMKISDYLAWVAEVVVEQSLSLAWQQMLAKYGRPSCLNDEVGEVSFGVIAYGKMGGLELSYESDLDLVFIHRADPQGATDGPKVIENPVFMARLGQKLIHLLSAQTASGSLYEVDMRLRPSGNSGMLVSSVSAFADYQQREAWVWEHQALVRARFIAGDASLKQAFDQIRQSVLCQPRSRQLLLAEVTAMRQKMRQHQSAHVSARYPGNDFNVKQDDGGIIDLEFMVQFWVLLNAHDYPQITRFSDNVRTLNELSSAGIVSQSENERLQQAYLTLRQAAHHCILSAQSSGVVQVEKHSSLAQAIEDVISLWRQHMLT, encoded by the coding sequence ATGTCACAAAAACAACAGCAAAAAGAACGTGAACTATTAGCCTGTCAGCCAGCTTTTTTACAACTGGATGAAAGCCTGCAGAAGTTTTATCAAACCGCCTGCTTTGCCAGTCCTTGGCTGTTCGGCTGGCTCAAAAGCTGTACGGATTGGTCGGCCTTTATGGATTTTGTTAAAGCCGATGTCGATGCGAATCGTGAATTGGAAGGGCTCAGTAACGATTGGCGATTAGATGATGAAGCCGGTGTGATGAAGCAGTTGCGTTGCTGGCGCAACCGGCACATGGCGCGTTTGATCTGTCGCGATCAGCTACAGCTGAACAATGTGCGCACCACGGCGAAGGCGGTTTCGGATTTAGCTGACAGCGCCGTGAATGCCGCGCTCAAATGGAGTACGGATGCAGTGCAGCAACGCGAAGGTGTCGCCGCGAGCTGTCGCTTTAGCGGCCAGCCGGAGCAATTGGTGGTTATTGCAATGGGTAAGCATGGCGCTCAAGAATTAAATTTATCCTCGGATATTGATCTCATCTTTGCTTATCCCAGTCAGGCCGAAACTGATAAAGATAAGCCGCACGAACAGCTGTTCACCCGCATTGCCCGCAAATTAATAAAACTGCTTGATGCGCGTACCGCTGATGGTTTTGTGTTTCGAGTCGATATGCGCTTGCGGCCTTGGGGTCAGTCTGGTGCGCTGGTGTCTAATTTTTCTGCGTTGCAAAACTACTATTTACAGCACGGTCGTTTTTGGGAGCGCTTCGCTATGGTTAAGGCTCGCAGTATTACTGGCGCGGCTGAAGCACAGGCGCAGTTGCAGCAGATTTTAATGCCTTTTGTGTATCGCCGTTATGTTGATTATCAGGCAATCGGTGCGTTGCGCGAATTGAAGCAAAAAATGAATGCCGAGGTGCGACGGCATCGTTTAGATCGCAATATTAAGTTGGGCCGTGGCGGTATTCGCGAAGTAGAATTTATTGCTCAGGTGTTTCAATTGATCCGTGGCGGACAGGATGTTCGCTTGCAACAAAGAGGTACTTGGCCGGTGTTGTCGGTATTGGCTGAGGTTGAGTTATTGCCCTTTGAGGCTGTTGAGCAATTGCAGCAGGCTTACGATTTTTTGCGTGATTTGGAACATCGCATCCAAGCCATTGATGACCAACAGGGTCAAACCTTACCATCCGATGAACTCAGTTTAATGAGGTTGGCTTGTGCGATCGGTTATTCGTCGGTTGATCAGTTAGAGCAGCAGTTGCAGCACTATCGTGATCAGGTGCATCAACATTTTAGTCTGTTAATCAGTGAAGAGAGCGAGCAACTCGATACAGCTGAATTGAATGGCTATCGGCAACAATGGTTGGCCGATAAGTTAGAAAATAATGAGCCGCTGGTACAGCGCTTGGCGCAGTTTCGTGACTTAGCCGCCGTTCAGCGATTGGCGCCAAGTGCGCGACAAAATTTGGATGCACTGATGCCCATACTGTGGGCCAAGCTGCAAGCTTGCTCGGATGCTGCAAGTCGGTTTGACGCAATCGCTCCAATTTTGGAAGCGGTATTACGGCGTACGTCTTACTTTTCATTGCTGGCAGAAAACCCAGCCGCGGTATCCGAATTAGTCAAGTTGGTGCCGCAAAGTCAGTGGTTGGCTAACAACTTTATTGAAAAGCCTTATCTGTTAGATGAATTAATCGACCTGCGTAGTCTTTATTCACTGCCGACTAAAGTTGAGCTGATGGATGAATTGCATCAGCAGCTGTTGCGCATACCCGAAGAAGATTTAGAGCAGCAAATGGAAGTGATGCGACACTTCCGTCATGCCAAGGTTCTGCGAGCTGCGGCGTGTGAAATTACAGGCTTATTGCCACTGATGAAAATTTCCGACTACCTTGCTTGGGTTGCCGAAGTTGTTGTCGAGCAGTCGCTTAGCTTGGCATGGCAGCAGATGCTGGCTAAATATGGCCGACCTTCCTGCTTGAATGATGAGGTTGGCGAAGTCTCGTTTGGTGTTATTGCCTACGGCAAGATGGGCGGCCTTGAGTTGTCTTATGAATCCGATTTAGACCTCGTGTTTATTCACCGGGCCGACCCGCAAGGTGCAACCGATGGCCCTAAGGTTATCGAGAATCCTGTGTTTATGGCTCGGCTCGGGCAAAAGCTTATTCATCTGTTATCGGCACAGACTGCATCCGGCAGCCTTTATGAGGTCGACATGAGGTTACGTCCGTCTGGAAACTCCGGCATGTTGGTGTCGAGTGTCAGTGCCTTTGCCGATTATCAGCAACGAGAAGCCTGGGTTTGGGAGCATCAGGCTTTGGTCCGGGCGCGCTTTATTGCTGGCGATGCAAGCTTAAAGCAGGCCTTTGATCAGATTCGCCAGTCGGTGTTGTGCCAGCCTCGAAGTCGACAGCTGTTGTTGGCTGAAGTGACTGCCATGCGGCAAAAAATGCGTCAGCATCAATCGGCTCACGTTAGCGCTCGTTACCCAGGGAACGACTTTAACGTTAAGCAGGATGATGGCGGCATTATTGATCTTGAGTTTATGGTGCAGTTTTGGGTGTTACTGAATGCTCATGATTATCCGCAGATTACGCGTTTTTCAGATAACGTTCGGACGCTAAATGAGCTGAGCAGCGCTGGCATCGTGTCGCAAAGTGAAAATGAGCGCTTGCAGCAAGCCTATTTAACCTTGCGACAAGCGGCGCATCACTGCATTTTATCGGCGCAAAGTAGTGGCGTGGTGCAAGTAGAAAAGCACTCGTCGTTGGCTCAGGCAATAGAGGATGTCATCAGCCTTTGGCGCCAGCATATGCTGACCTAG